The DNA sequence CGGTCAACAAGGCCCTGGCGGACTTCGCCCAGCGCGGCTGGCTCCGGCTCGAGGCCCGCGCGGTGATCCTCCTGGACGTCGAGCGCCTGGCGAAGCGCTCCCGCTGACCCCACCGCACGGCTCCTAGGTCAGCCGGCCGGTCCGGCGGCCCGGCGGTCACCCGACCGGCCGGTCAGATGATGCCGTGCTCCTGCAAGTACTCCAGCTGGGCCCGCACCGACAGTTCGGCGGCGGGCCACAGGGAGCGGTCGACGTCGGCGTAGACGTGGGCGACGACCTGGGACGGGGTGCGGTAGCCGTCCTCCACGGCCGTCTCGACCTGGGCGAGTCGGTGGGCGCGGTGGGCGAGGTAGTACTCGACGGCACCCTGGGCGTCCTCCAGCACGGGCCCGTGACCGGGCAGGACCGTGTGGACGCCGTCGTCGACCGTGAGCGACCTGAGCCGGCGCAGCGTGTCCAGGTAGTCGCCCAGGCGGCCGTCGGGGTGGGCCACGACGGTCGTACCGCGGCCCAGGATGGTGTCGCCGGTGAGGACCGCCCGGTCGGCCGGGAGGTGGAAGCACAGGGAGTCGGCCGTGTGGCCCGGGGTCGGTACGACCCTCAGCTCCAGGCCGCCGACCCTGATGACGTTCCCGGCGGCCAGCCCCTCGTCCCCGAGCCGCAGCGCCGGGTCCAGGGCCCGCACCTTCGTGCCGGTGAGCTCGGCGAAACGGGCGGCGCCCTCGGCGTGGTCGGGGTGACCGTGCGTCAGCAGGGTGAGCGCGATCCGCTTTCCGGCCTGCTCGGCCGTGCCGATGACGTGCCTCAGGTGCCCGTCGTCCAGCGGGCCGGGATCGACCACGACCGCGAGGTCGGAATCCGGTTCCGACAGGATCCAGGTGTTGGTGCCGTCCAGGGTCATCGCCGAGGGGTTGGGGGCCAGCACGTTGACGGCGCGCGCGGTGGCCGGGCCGGAGAGGACTCCGCCCCGCGGCCGGCCGGGAAGGGTGCTTGCGTCCGTCATGCGGGGCCTCCACCGGTCGGGACGTGCTTGGTGAACTCGTCGTGCCCCGGCCAGGAGAGCACGATCTCGCCCTCCACCAGGCGCGCGGTGGCCAGCACCGGCGTGAGGTCGCGCGCGGGCGCCGCGTCGAGCGCCTCCGCTGCCGTGCCGTACGCCGTGAGCTGGCGCAGGGTTGCGATCGTCGGGGGCATCATCAGCAGCTCGCCCCGGTCGTACGCGCCGGCGGCCTCGCGCGGGGTGATCCACACCGTGCGGTCGGCCTCCGTGGAGGCGTTGCGCGTGCGCTGGCCGTCGGGGAGCGCGGCGACGAAGAACCACGTGTCGTAGCGGCGGGGCTCGAACTCGGGGGTGATCCAGCGCGTCCAGGCGCCGAGCAGGTCCGAGCGCAGGACCAGTCCACGGCGGTCGAGGAACTCCGCGAAGGACGTCTCCCGCGCGACGAGGGCGGCACGGTCCGCCTCCCAGTCCTCGCCCCTGGTGTCGCCGACCACGGTGTCCGGGGTCGGCCCGGCCAGCAGCACGCCGGCCTCCTCGTACGTCTCCCGCACGGCCGCGCAGACGATCGCCTGGGCGTCCGTCTCGCCGACGCCGAGCCGGTCCGCCCACCACGCGCGCGGGGGACCCGCCCACCGCACGTGCCGGTCGTCGTCCCGCGGGTCGACACCGCCGCCGGGATAGGCGTACGCGCCGCCGGCGAACGCCATGGACGTACGCCGGCGCAGCATGTGCACGGCGGGACCGTCGCCGGTGTCCTTGAGCAGCATGACGGTGGCCGCGCGCTTCGGCGTGACCGGCGTGAGGCCGCCACCCGCGAGCGCCCGGATCCGCTCCGGCCACTCCGGCGGGTACCACTGCCCATCAGCCTGCGCATTCGCCATGGCCGGAGGCTATCCCGTGACGGCCGGATGTTCGAGTGCCCGAGGGGCGGGACGGGGGCACTGGGGCGGGGCACAGGGGCGGGGCACAGGGGCCGGGGGGTGGGCACGACGGGGCTGTGCGCCGCCTGGGCCCCGGAGCAGCCCTCGGGGGCGGCCGGGGGCCCGTCCAGGACGCCGACGGCCGGACCGAACCGGACCTAACCGGACGGGACCGGACGGGACCGGACGCGGCCACCCGACGGGTCGAGAACGTACCCGCGCGGCCGCCGGAGGACGCCGACGGCCCCCGACGGCCGCCGGAGGACTACGCCTCCGTGAGCTCCACCTGGATCTCCACCTCCACCGGTGCGTCCAGCGGCAGCACCGCGACACCCACCGCGCTGCGCGCGTGCACGCCCTTGTCGCCGAGGACCTCGCCCAGCAGCTCGCTCGCGCCGTTGAGGACGGCGGGCTGGCCCGTGAAGTCGGACGCGGAGGCCACGAAGCCGACGACCTTCACCACGCGCGCCACCCGGTCCAGGTCCCCGGCGACGGACTTCACCGCGGCGAGGGCGTTCAGCGCGCAGGTGCGCGCCAGCTCCTGCGCCTCCTCCGGGGTGACCTCCGCACCGACCTTGCCGGTCAGCGCCAGCTTGCCGTCCACCATGGGCAGCTGGCCGGCGGTGTAGACGTACCGCCCCGACCGCACGGCCGGCTGGTACGCCGCCAGCGGCGGGACGACCTCCGGCAGGCTCAGGCCCAGCTCGGCCAGCTTCGCCTCGACGGCGCTCATCCCTGCCTCTCCCGCTTCAGGTAGGCCACCAGCTGCTCGGGGTTGTTCGGCCCGGGCACGACCTGGACGAGCTCCCAGCCGTCCTCGCCCCAGGTGTCCAGAATCTGCTTCGTTGCGTGGACGAGCAGCGGCACAGTCGCGTATTCCCACTTGGTCATGCGGCCGACTCTAGCCCCCCGGCCGGCCGGGACGCGGACCCGTCCCGCCCCCTCGCGCGGGGCGCGACGTCCGGGAACCACCACCCGGAGCCGCCGGGTCGCGACGCGAGCATTTAGTCTCGAATACGTGAGCAGGCTCCAGGTCGTGAGTGGCAAGGGCGGAACCGGCAAGACCACGGTGGCCGCGGCGCTCGCGCTGGCCCTGGCCACGGAGGGGAAGCGGACGCTTCTCGTCGAGGTCGAGGGCCGGCAGGGCATCGCGCAGCTCTTCGAGACGGAGGCGCTGCCGTACGAGGAGCGGAAGATCGCCGTCGCACCGGGGGGCGGCGAGGTGTACGCCCTCGCCATCGACCCCGAACTGGCGCTTCTCGACTACCTCCAGATGTTCTACAAGCTCGGCAGCGCCGGCCGGGCCCTGCGCAAGCTCGGCGCGATCGACTTCGCCACCACCATCGCCCCCGGCGTGCGGGACGTCCTGCTGACCGGCAAGGCGTGCGAGGCGGTGCGCCGCAAGGAAAGGAACGGCCGGTTCGTCTACGACTACGTCGTGATGGACGCCCCGCCGACCGGCCGCATCACCCGCTTCCTCAACGTCAACGACGAGGTCGCGGGACTCGCCAGGATCGGCCCGATACACAATCAGGCGCAGGCCGTGATGCGGGTGCTGAAGTCGCCGGAGACGGCCGTGCACCTGGTGACACTGCTGGAGGAGATGCCGGTCCAGGAGACCGCGGACGGCATCGCGGAGCTGCGCGCGGCGCGGCTGCCGGTGGGGCGGGTCATCGTGAACATGGTGCGGCCGCAGGTGCTGGACGCGGACGGCCTGGAACTCGTGACGTCGGTCCCTCGTTCCTCTGTCGCGCGGGCACTGTCCTCGGCCGGCCTGGGCGGGGCCCGGCGCGGTGGGCACGCCGAGCGGCTGGTGGACCCGCTGCTCGCGCAGGCGCGGGAGTACGCCGAGCGGTACGCGCTGGAGACGGAGCAGCGCGCCGCGCTGACGGACCTCGACGCGCCGCTGCACGAACTGCCGCTGTTCGCGGAGGGCATGGACCTGGCGGGCTTGTACGAACTGGCGAGAGAACTGCGCGGACAGGGCGTCTCATGACCGGCCGCGCGCGTCCCGCCGTCACCGCCGTCACCGCCGTCCTAAACCACCACCGCCACCGTCGTACCGGCCCCGTCACGAGTCGGACGTACCGGAAGCACCGGAAGCAGGGGATGTCATGAGCCGTCGTCCGGAACCGGCGCAGACCCACGACCCGGCCCGTCACCACCTCTCCCCCACCCGCACGCTCGACATCGACCCGCTGATCGAGGACCCGGCCACCCGGATCGTGGTGTGCTGCGGCTCGGGCGGGGTCGGCAAGACGACCACCGCCGCGGCCCTGGGCCTCCGCGCGGCCGAGCGGGGCCGCAAGGTGGTGGTGCTCACCATCGACCCGGCCCGTCGGCTCGCCCAGTCCATGGGGATCGACTCGCTCGACAACACCCCGCGCCGGGTGAAGGGCATCGACGACTCCGCGGGCGGCGAACTGCACGCGATGATGCTCGACATGAAGCGCACCTTCGACGAGATCGTCGAGGGGCACGCGGACCCCGACCGGGCCGCCGCGATCCTGGGCAACCCCTTCTACCAGTCGCTTTCGGCGGGCTTCGCGGGCACGCAGGAGTACATGGCGATGGAGAAGCTGGGCCAGCTGCGGTCCCGGGACGAGTGGGACCTCATCGTGGTGGACACCCCGCCGTCCCGTTCCGCGCTGGACTTCCTGGACGCGCCGAAGCGGCTGGGGTCGTTCCTCGACGGCAAACTCATCCGCGTCCTGCTGGCGCCGGCGAAGGTCGGCGGCCGCGCGGGCATGAAGTTCCTGAACGTCGGCATGTCGATGATGACCGGCGCGCTGGGCAAGGTGCTGGGCGGTCAGCTGCTGAAGGACGTGCAGACGTTCGTGGCCGCGATGGACTCGATGTTCGGCGGGTTCCGCACGCGGGCGGACGCCACGTACAAGCTGCTCCAGGCGCCCGGGACGGCGTTCCTCGTGGTGGCGGCCCCGGAGCGGGACGCGCTGCGCGAGGCCGCGTACTTCGTGGAGCGGCTGGCGGCGGAGGACATGCCGCTGGCCGGTCTGGTCCTCAACCGGGTCCACGGCAGCGGCGCGGACCGGCTGTCGGCCGAGCGGGCGCTCGCCGCCGCGGAAAATCTTGAGGACGCCCGCATTGTGGATCAGGAGGACGGGAAAGCTGGACTTCGTAACTCTCCCGACACATACGGCAGTTCAGAACTTCCTGCTTCCGGGACACCGGTGGACGACGTTCCCGACGGAGGCTCCCCCGCCACCACGGACGACACCGGCACAGACGCAGGCACACACACCACAGCCGCAGCTACGGACACAGGCGTAGGCACAGACACAGACGCAGACACAGACGCGACTACCGACACGGAGACGGGCACAGGCACAGGCACAGGCACCCACGGCAAGGAGGCGGCACCGGACCCGCATCCCTCCGCGGGCCCGTCCCCGGACCCGGACGCCGATGCGGAACGGTCCGTCGACCGGCTCACCGCGAGCCTGCTGAGGCTGCACGCCGAGCGGATGCAGCTGCTCTCGCGCGAGCAGCGCACGCGTGACCGTTTCACCGCGCTGCACCCGGAGGTGGCGGTGACCGAGGTCGCCGCGCTGCCCGGTGACGTGCACGACCTCATGGGGCTGCGGGACATCGGCGACCGGCTCGCGGCCCACCGGCACGAGCTGCCCGAAACATCCTGACAGTCCCGGTACGTACGGCTGCCCCACAGGCACGTGACCGCACCCGCCGGCCACACACGACGGGACTCATACCAGGCACACCAGGCATACCGGGCACGCCCGGTTGACCCACGACGCGAACGCGATGACGCACGGCGGACGACCGGGCACGACGCACCCACCGCGGGGCGGCGCACAGGAGAACCGAACCGGACGGGACCGGATCCCCCGAAGTCCCTCAGCTCACCAGGGCGAAAGTCCCTCAGCCGACCGCGGCGAAGTTCTCGTACACCTCGTCGTCGTTGAGGGGCAAGACCCCCGACCCCCGCTCGTACTCCGAGCGCGCGGTCTCCAGCAGCCGGCGCCAGGAGGTCACGGTCGGCCGCCGGCGCAGCAGTGCGCGGCGCTCCCGCTCCGTCATGCCTCCCCACACACCGAACTCGACGCGGTTGTCGAGCGCGTCGGCCAGGCACTCGGTGCGTACCGGGCACCCGGTGCACACTGCCTTGGCCCTGTTCTGCGCTGCTCCTTGAACGAACAGTTCATCCGGATCGGTAGTGCGGCAGGCAGCCTGCGCACTCCAGTCGGTAACCCAGCCCATACCGGCGCCGTCCTCTCCCGAATCGAGGCTCCCCCACGGCGGCAGCGGCATATTCACCGCCGCCAGTTGAGGACGTTACGGAAGGTGGGCACAGCGCAACACCCCCAGCGGGCCCAATCTTGAATGGTCCGAACGGACTATGGGTAAGCGGCAGATCACCCGGGGGAGTGAGGGGACGACATGCGCGACAATCCCGGCATTCCTGGTCAGTTCCCTTGCGTCACCGCACGCATCGCGGGACACACGAGGCGGATCCGGACACGTACTCAACACCTCTCGGCACGACTCGAACGAGAACGAACGAAAAAAGTCGAGAAGGGTCGAGAAGATCCGGAACGATTCGGGGTCGCCGGACGTATTGATACGTGGCCTCACTGCTGTGACAGTTGTGAGCAGCTTAGGCCAAGGCATATACGCTTGTCCGGCGAATGAGAACGTAGGCTGCTCCCATGCCAAAGAAGCGCTCGGGCGGTGGTCTGTCGTCAACGCAGCAGGCCGCCAAGTTCCTCGGTGTCAGTGTCCTCGCGGGGGCCGTCATGGCCGGTATCGCGCTGCCCGCCGTGGGCGCGCTGGGGCTGGCGGCCAAGGGGTCGGTCGAGAGCTTCGACGAGCTCCCGGCCAACCTGAAGACGCCGCCGCTGAGCCAGCGCACCACCATCCTCGACGCAGACGGCGGCCAGATCGCCACCGTCTACTCGCGCGACCGCACGGTGGTCGACCTCAAGGACATCTCGCCGTACATGCAGAAGGCGATCGTCGCGATCGAGGACTCCCGCTTCTACGAGCACGGCGCGGTCGACCTGAAGGGCGTCCTGCGCGCCCTCAACAAGAACGCGCGCAGCGGCGGGGTCTCCGAGGGCGCCTCCACCCTCACGCAGCAGTACGTGAAGAACGTCTTCGTCGAGGAGGCCGGCGACGACCCGACGAAGGTCGCGCAGGCCACCCAGCAGACCATCGGCCGCAAGATCCGCGAACTGAAGTACGCGATCCAGGTCGAGGAGGAGCTGGGCAAGAAGAAGATCCTCGAGAACTACCTGAACATCACCTTCTTCGGCCAGCAGGCCTACGGCATCGAGGCGGCGGCCCAGCGGTACTTCTCCAAGCCGGCCAAGGACCTCAACCTCCAGGAGTCCGCCCTCCTCGCCGGCCTCGTCCAGTCACCGAGCCGCTACGACCCGGTCAACGACGAGGCGGAGGCGACGAAGCGGCGCAACACCGTCATCCACCGGATGGCCGAGGTCGGCGACATCTCCCAGGAGCAGGCCGACGAGGCGGCGAGGACACCGCTGGGCCTGAACGTCAGCAGGCCGGAGAACGGCTGCATCACGGCGGTCGCCGACGCGAGCTTCTTCTGCGACTACGTCCGTGAGGTGTTCCTCAGCGACCCGGTCTTCGGCAAGACCAAGGAGGACCGGGCCAAGATCTGGAACCAGGGCGGCCTGACCATCCGTACGACGCTCGACCCGCAGGCGCAGAAGTCGGTGCAGGAGTCGCTGACGAGCCACGTCGACCAGTCGGACTCGGTCGCCGCGGCGAGCACCCTGGTCGAGCCCGGCACCGGCAAGATCGTCGCGATGGGCCAGTCGAAGCCGTACGGCTACGGCAAGGACGAGACGGAGATCAACTACTCGGTCGACTCCGCCCTGGGCGGCTCCAACTTCGGCTTCCCGACCGGTTCGACGTTCAAGCCGTTCGTGGCCGCCGCCGCGCTGGAGGAGGGCAGGCCGCCCACGCAGTCCTACTCCGCCCCGTACGAGATGCCCTACCCGCAGACCGTGCGCGGTTGTGAGCGCCCCTGGGTGAACGACGCGAACTACAAGCTCACGAATGAGAACGAGACCGAGGTCGGGCCGTACGCGCTCAAGGAGGCGATGGCCAAGTCGGTCAACACCTACTTCGTGCAGATGATCGAGGACATCGGCATGTGCCCCGTGGTGAACATGACCGACAAGCTCGGCGTGGTCCAGGGCAACGGGAAGAAGATCCCCCAGGTCCCCTCCTCGATGACCCTCGGTTCCACCGGTCTGTCGCCCCTCACCATGGCGAGCGCGTACGCCGCCTTCGCCTCCCGGGGCATGTACTGCACGCCGGTCGCCATCGAGTCGATCACCCAGAAGATCGGCAACCGGGAGAAGTCGCTCGAGGTGCCGAAGTCGACCTGCTCGCGCGCGATGAGCGAGAAGACCGCCGACACGGTGAACACCCTCCTCCAGGGAGTGGTCGACTCCGGTACGGGCCAGGAGGCGGGCCTCAGCGACCGTGACAACGCCGGCAAGACGGGTACGACGGACGAGCGCAGGAACGCCTGGTTCGTCGGCTACACGCCGAACATGTCGGGCGCCGTCTGGGTGGGCAGCGCCACGCAGAAGGTCGAGATGAAGAACATCACGATCGGCGGCACCTACCACGAGCTCGTCTTCGGCGGCGCGGTCCCGGGCCCCATCTGGCGCGACGCCATGACCGGTGCCCTGTCGGGCAAGGACTCCCCGTCCTTCAACCTCGTCAACATCCCCGACGCCGACCGCGATCAGGACCGCGGCGACGACGGGGGCGGCCGTGGCAACGACGGGGACAACGGCGACGGCGGTCTCATCGGCGGCCTGATCGGCGGAGGCAACGGCAACGGCGGAGGCAACGGCGGGGGCGGCGGGACCGAACCCGACCCGAGCTTCTCCATCCCGGAGGGCTTCATCCAGGGCCAGGGCAACGGCCCCGGCGGACGGCGCTGACGGTCCGTCCGTCCCCGACCCGCCCGTCCGCCCCGGACCGCACGGATACGCCGAACGGCCCCTTCCGCCCCGTACGAACCGTACGGCGGGGGAAGGGGCCGTTCGCCGTCGCGATGCCGCGCCCTCGTGCGCCGCCCGCGAGCGGGCGACGTCCCGCGGCCGACCGGGAGCGGGCGGACGTGAGGGGGCGCGAGCGGAAGTGCGCGGAGCGGGCGGAGATCGGGGAGCGGGCGGAGGCGGGCGGGAATCAGCCCGCGAGCAGCTTCTTCACCGCCGCGGCGACCCGGCCGCCCTCGGCCTGCCCGGCCACCTTCGGGTTCACGATCTTCATCACGGCACCCATGGCGCGCGGGCCCTCGGCACCGGCCGCCCTGGCCTCCTCCACCGCCTGGGCCACGATCGCGTCCAGCTCCTCGTCGGACAGCTGCTTGGGCAGGTACGCGGCAAGCACCTCGCCCTCCGCCTTCTCCCGCTCCGACTGCTCGGGGCGGCCGCCCTGCGCGAAGGCATCCGCCGCCTCGCGGCGCTTCTTCGCCTCGCGGGTGATCACCTTCTGCACCTCGTCGTCGGAGAGCGCGCGCTTCTCCTTGCCCGCGACCTCCTCCTTGGTGATCGCGGCGAGCGTCAGCCGGAGCGTCGAGGAGCGGAGCTCGTCGCGCTCCTTGATCGCGGCGTTGAGGTCGTCCTGCAGCTTCGACTTGAGCGTGGTCATGACTTGATTGTCGCAGGTACCGGAGCAAGGACGCCTGCCGATTTAAGGCCCGGCGCGGCAAGGGACGTTGGAGTGCTGCACCGCCCGGCCTCAGGGCACGACGGGCCCCTCGCGTCTGACACGATGGACGCATGCGCGCGCGATACGGAATCCCCCTGGGAATCACGGCGGCCGGAGCCGCCGGGCTGCTGTACGCGGCGGGCTTCGAGGCCCGCTCCTTCCGCCTGCGGCGGGTGACCATCCCCGTCCTGCCCTCCGGAATGCGCCCCCTGCGCGTGCTGCAGGTCTCCGACATCCACCTGGTGAGCGGCCAGCGCAAGAAGCAGCGCTGGCTGCGCTCCCTGGCGGGCCTGCGCCCCGACTTCGTGATCAACACGGGCGACAACCTGTCCGACCCCGAGGGCGTGCCCGAGGTCCTGGACGCCCTCGGCCCCCTGATGGAGTTCCCGGGCGCGTACGTCTTCGGCTCCAACGACTACTACGGCCCCAAGCTGCGCAACCCCGCCCGCTACCTGATCGAGAAGGCGCAGGGCAGGCACGGCCTCAACGGCAACGCCCCGGCGGCCGGCGCGATCCACAACCCGTGGGAGGACCTGCGGGACGGTTTCGACGCGGCGGGCTGGCTGAACCTGACGAACACCAGGGGCACCCTGAAGATCGAGGGCACGTCCATCGAGCTGACCGGCCTGGACGACCCGCACATCAAGCGTGACCGGTACGACGAGGTGTCGGGCGGCCCGTCGGACACGGCGGACTTCTCGCTGGGCGTCGTCCACGCCCCCTACCTGCGCGTACTCGACTCCTTCACGGCCGACGGCTACCCCCTGATCCTGGCCGGCCACACCCACGGCGGACAGCTCTGCATCCCCTTCTACGGCGCCCTGGTCACCAACTGCGACCTGGACACCGACCGCGTGAAGGGCCTGTCCACGCACACGTCGGGGGGCCACACCTCCTACCTCCACGTCTCGGCCGGCTGCGGCACCAACCGCTACACCCCGGTCCGCTTCGCCTGCCCCCCGGAGGCGACACTGATGACCCTGGTGGGACGGGACTGATCACCCACCGGGGCGACGGCACCGGGACCGCTGGGAGCACGGGAGCACGAGGGGCACGGGAGCACCGGACGGTGCTCCCCCGTTCAGCCCACCCGCGTCGCCCCTCCGGGTCCGTCGCCGCACGCTGGGGTGCATGACCGCCCCGATACCCAGGGACATCCCGGACCTCCCCGCCCTTCCGGGTACGACGCCCACGCTGCTGCCCTCCTCCGCCCCGGCCCGGGCCGTCGTACCGCCGGTGCGCCGCCCGCTGACCGCGGTGTACCGCCTGGCCCTGGCGCTGGTGGCGACGTGCGCGGTGCTGGTCGAAGTCCTCCTCGGCAGCCCGGCCCGCGTGCTGAGCCACTTCGCCGTCCAGAGCACGGTCCTGCTGGCCCTGGTCATGCTCGCGTCGGCCCGCCGCGCCTGGAGCGCCCGCCACCCCCTCCCGGGCACCGTCACAGGGGCGACCCTGCTGTACGTCGTCATGGCGGCCCTGGTCCACCACGCGCTCCCCCACTTCTCGACGACGGGCGCCGGCGACCCCTCATGGCCGGTGACCCTCGCCGACCACACCCTGCACACCGTGCTCCCCATCGCCGCGGTACTGGACTGGCTCGTCCTCTCCCCGCCGGCCCGCACCCACCTCCGTCAGGCGGCCACCTGGCTGCTGTACCCCCTGGCCTACCTGGCCTTCACCCTGACCCGGGGCGAACTGCTCCCCGACTCCCCGGCCCGCTACCTCTACCCCTTCCTCGACGTCGCCCAGCACGGCTACCGGCACGTCCTCGCCAACGCCCTCCTCCTGGGCCTCGCCTTCTACGCCCTGGCCACCCTCGTCGTGGCGCTGGACCACACCCGCCCGAACCCGGTCCGCCGCCCCTCCAAAACCGGATTTCGTGTCTAGCCCCCAGTGGGCTAAAGTAAACGTCGTCGCCGCGACAGCAGCGACGATCGGGGTGTAGCGCAGCTTGGCAGCGCGCTTCGTTCGGGACGAAGAGGTCGTGGGTTCAAATCCCGCCACCCCGACAGAGAAACACCAGGTGAGGCACCTACCAGTTGTGGTAGGTGCCTCACCTGTTTCGTCTGCGTGGCTATCTGCGTGACTACCGGCTCTCGCGTGTCTACGGCCGCTGTGGATCAGCGCCGAAGATCCCGTCCATGACCACGGCGCCGGTCTGGATCACGGGCCGGATCTGCTTCCGGTAGACCCCTCGGTCACAGCCGTCCCCGAGTGCCCAACGAGCCGGGAGACGTTCCTCCGCATCGCAGGAGACTCCCGATGTCTCGGGACCCGCACCCGCACTCCCTCGTATCCGCCCGACCCGAACCGCCCAGGACGGGGCTGCCGTCCGAGGCCCCGCTGCTGTCGGTGCACGCCGCCGTGGTGTTCCTGGCGGCCGTCGTCAGCGTTTTCGTGCTGCGCAAGCTGATCGGCTGACCGACGGTGGCCGGGGATGCA is a window from the Streptomyces capillispiralis genome containing:
- a CDS encoding GatB/YqeY domain-containing protein, which gives rise to MTTLKSKLQDDLNAAIKERDELRSSTLRLTLAAITKEEVAGKEKRALSDDEVQKVITREAKKRREAADAFAQGGRPEQSEREKAEGEVLAAYLPKQLSDEELDAIVAQAVEEARAAGAEGPRAMGAVMKIVNPKVAGQAEGGRVAAAVKKLLAG
- a CDS encoding Pr6Pr family membrane protein, which encodes MTAPIPRDIPDLPALPGTTPTLLPSSAPARAVVPPVRRPLTAVYRLALALVATCAVLVEVLLGSPARVLSHFAVQSTVLLALVMLASARRAWSARHPLPGTVTGATLLYVVMAALVHHALPHFSTTGAGDPSWPVTLADHTLHTVLPIAAVLDWLVLSPPARTHLRQAATWLLYPLAYLAFTLTRGELLPDSPARYLYPFLDVAQHGYRHVLANALLLGLAFYALATLVVALDHTRPNPVRRPSKTGFRV
- a CDS encoding metallophosphoesterase; this translates as MRARYGIPLGITAAGAAGLLYAAGFEARSFRLRRVTIPVLPSGMRPLRVLQVSDIHLVSGQRKKQRWLRSLAGLRPDFVINTGDNLSDPEGVPEVLDALGPLMEFPGAYVFGSNDYYGPKLRNPARYLIEKAQGRHGLNGNAPAAGAIHNPWEDLRDGFDAAGWLNLTNTRGTLKIEGTSIELTGLDDPHIKRDRYDEVSGGPSDTADFSLGVVHAPYLRVLDSFTADGYPLILAGHTHGGQLCIPFYGALVTNCDLDTDRVKGLSTHTSGGHTSYLHVSAGCGTNRYTPVRFACPPEATLMTLVGRD
- a CDS encoding DUF4177 domain-containing protein, which gives rise to MTKWEYATVPLLVHATKQILDTWGEDGWELVQVVPGPNNPEQLVAYLKRERQG
- a CDS encoding RidA family protein; protein product: MSAVEAKLAELGLSLPEVVPPLAAYQPAVRSGRYVYTAGQLPMVDGKLALTGKVGAEVTPEEAQELARTCALNALAAVKSVAGDLDRVARVVKVVGFVASASDFTGQPAVLNGASELLGEVLGDKGVHARSAVGVAVLPLDAPVEVEIQVELTEA
- a CDS encoding NUDIX hydrolase translates to MANAQADGQWYPPEWPERIRALAGGGLTPVTPKRAATVMLLKDTGDGPAVHMLRRRTSMAFAGGAYAYPGGGVDPRDDDRHVRWAGPPRAWWADRLGVGETDAQAIVCAAVRETYEEAGVLLAGPTPDTVVGDTRGEDWEADRAALVARETSFAEFLDRRGLVLRSDLLGAWTRWITPEFEPRRYDTWFFVAALPDGQRTRNASTEADRTVWITPREAAGAYDRGELLMMPPTIATLRQLTAYGTAAEALDAAPARDLTPVLATARLVEGEIVLSWPGHDEFTKHVPTGGGPA
- a CDS encoding ArsA family ATPase, producing MSRLQVVSGKGGTGKTTVAAALALALATEGKRTLLVEVEGRQGIAQLFETEALPYEERKIAVAPGGGEVYALAIDPELALLDYLQMFYKLGSAGRALRKLGAIDFATTIAPGVRDVLLTGKACEAVRRKERNGRFVYDYVVMDAPPTGRITRFLNVNDEVAGLARIGPIHNQAQAVMRVLKSPETAVHLVTLLEEMPVQETADGIAELRAARLPVGRVIVNMVRPQVLDADGLELVTSVPRSSVARALSSAGLGGARRGGHAERLVDPLLAQAREYAERYALETEQRAALTDLDAPLHELPLFAEGMDLAGLYELARELRGQGVS
- a CDS encoding transglycosylase domain-containing protein, with the translated sequence MPKKRSGGGLSSTQQAAKFLGVSVLAGAVMAGIALPAVGALGLAAKGSVESFDELPANLKTPPLSQRTTILDADGGQIATVYSRDRTVVDLKDISPYMQKAIVAIEDSRFYEHGAVDLKGVLRALNKNARSGGVSEGASTLTQQYVKNVFVEEAGDDPTKVAQATQQTIGRKIRELKYAIQVEEELGKKKILENYLNITFFGQQAYGIEAAAQRYFSKPAKDLNLQESALLAGLVQSPSRYDPVNDEAEATKRRNTVIHRMAEVGDISQEQADEAARTPLGLNVSRPENGCITAVADASFFCDYVREVFLSDPVFGKTKEDRAKIWNQGGLTIRTTLDPQAQKSVQESLTSHVDQSDSVAAASTLVEPGTGKIVAMGQSKPYGYGKDETEINYSVDSALGGSNFGFPTGSTFKPFVAAAALEEGRPPTQSYSAPYEMPYPQTVRGCERPWVNDANYKLTNENETEVGPYALKEAMAKSVNTYFVQMIEDIGMCPVVNMTDKLGVVQGNGKKIPQVPSSMTLGSTGLSPLTMASAYAAFASRGMYCTPVAIESITQKIGNREKSLEVPKSTCSRAMSEKTADTVNTLLQGVVDSGTGQEAGLSDRDNAGKTGTTDERRNAWFVGYTPNMSGAVWVGSATQKVEMKNITIGGTYHELVFGGAVPGPIWRDAMTGALSGKDSPSFNLVNIPDADRDQDRGDDGGGRGNDGDNGDGGLIGGLIGGGNGNGGGNGGGGGTEPDPSFSIPEGFIQGQGNGPGGRR
- the wblA gene encoding transcriptional regulator WblA; this encodes MGWVTDWSAQAACRTTDPDELFVQGAAQNRAKAVCTGCPVRTECLADALDNRVEFGVWGGMTERERRALLRRRPTVTSWRRLLETARSEYERGSGVLPLNDDEVYENFAAVG
- a CDS encoding ArsA family ATPase; translation: MSRRPEPAQTHDPARHHLSPTRTLDIDPLIEDPATRIVVCCGSGGVGKTTTAAALGLRAAERGRKVVVLTIDPARRLAQSMGIDSLDNTPRRVKGIDDSAGGELHAMMLDMKRTFDEIVEGHADPDRAAAILGNPFYQSLSAGFAGTQEYMAMEKLGQLRSRDEWDLIVVDTPPSRSALDFLDAPKRLGSFLDGKLIRVLLAPAKVGGRAGMKFLNVGMSMMTGALGKVLGGQLLKDVQTFVAAMDSMFGGFRTRADATYKLLQAPGTAFLVVAAPERDALREAAYFVERLAAEDMPLAGLVLNRVHGSGADRLSAERALAAAENLEDARIVDQEDGKAGLRNSPDTYGSSELPASGTPVDDVPDGGSPATTDDTGTDAGTHTTAAATDTGVGTDTDADTDATTDTETGTGTGTGTHGKEAAPDPHPSAGPSPDPDADAERSVDRLTASLLRLHAERMQLLSREQRTRDRFTALHPEVAVTEVAALPGDVHDLMGLRDIGDRLAAHRHELPETS
- a CDS encoding MBL fold metallo-hydrolase produces the protein MTDASTLPGRPRGGVLSGPATARAVNVLAPNPSAMTLDGTNTWILSEPDSDLAVVVDPGPLDDGHLRHVIGTAEQAGKRIALTLLTHGHPDHAEGAARFAELTGTKVRALDPALRLGDEGLAAGNVIRVGGLELRVVPTPGHTADSLCFHLPADRAVLTGDTILGRGTTVVAHPDGRLGDYLDTLRRLRSLTVDDGVHTVLPGHGPVLEDAQGAVEYYLAHRAHRLAQVETAVEDGYRTPSQVVAHVYADVDRSLWPAAELSVRAQLEYLQEHGII